The Macadamia integrifolia cultivar HAES 741 chromosome 4, SCU_Mint_v3, whole genome shotgun sequence genome contains the following window.
GCTCTCTTACTCTCCGCTTTCTTAAAATACATAGTAGTAGTGTAGTAGTAGTAGTTAGTTATGCAATAAGTGTAGCCCTGCGGCTCCCTTACTGGCCCCTTGTAGGTCACTTGTCTGACCCTCAAAGGGTTTTGCGTGGCCTAGTGACCCTTGAACtctcacattaaaaaaaaaaaaatgatcactAGGCTGTTTAAATTTGATCGTTAGATAAAATGTTGTAATTGACTTGTGCCAGCCTTCAAATTGGATGAAGTTGGGCTAACAGTCTCTTGAATAAGTGGATTACTATACATGATTTAGATATtgtgaagagaatttttagaagaaaaaaaaaaaaatctttgattgTCCTATGGAAACATATCAAATAGTTTAAAATCGTCTTCTTATAATATAGTTAGctagaaataaaatgaaaatatttaaatgaaaaaaaattactatcaaAGTAACTACAATGTGAGAAAATTGAACTATATATTAGAAATGAtgaaagtaaattttttttcaatcaaacataaaaaaaaaaaaaaaaaaaacctcaaataattatactgaaaaaaaaaattgaagagagaaagggaaaaaaaaaaaccttctttcTATTCTTATAAAGAACCTTATGGACATAGGGGTATGCTCCTCCTTGGGAGTTGTGAATTTACTTCATTTATTGTAAGTATTAATTGAATAATGGTTAAGGTTTTATTATCAGTTACACTAATAGGAAATCTAATAAATATGCTCATCAATTAGCTAAGGTTTGGTGTGACACATATTTAATTAACATGTCTTTTCTTAATTCAATTGTCAATTGTGTTATACATGTTGGCTTAGATGAAAGACCTCTTGTATCTATATATTCAATGATTCAATGATCAATAAATGAAATTTGCTTTcttaagaaaaaatgaaaactaagGGAACTAGAGAAAATGTAGATTGCACATAGAacatttaacccaaaaaaaaggggctattggaagaaaataaatgccaAAGTActaaatagtaaaataaaaaagaaataaaaagcaaaATATTTAGCTAatgtttattttctctttcgCTAGATTCCTAAACCCCTGGTTTAAAGGATGAATGGAGAGAAATCTAttcaaaaaacctttttttctcctttcaaaATTGTGTTTTGCTTTGAGAGGTTTGGCTCTTTGGGGGACCATTACACCCCTAGACTTAACAACATTGCAACCGAATGTCAATGAAATTCTTCAAAAAGATAATGAATTCAACAATAAGTGCATACTTCCTGTCAAGTCAttcaattttattatatataatttaatttttatattttggtttttcatcttcttcaaacATACAAGTTCAAATTGAATTGTATCACTTGGTGTTGACTTTGTTAAGTTCATTCCATTTTAGTCATCAATATTATTTGACCACTCATACTCTAAAGTCAACAATTCTAGGTCGATAAATCTATTTAATTATCTAAAAAAGGGGAGAGGCTTCCCATGCTGCCATTGCAGGAAGAATCTCTCACACCATACCAATGATagcaaaaaatcaaatataaaaaaaaacccatgtgAGAAAGTGCATGATATATAAGTTGCGTGGAAAACTCACATAAAAAATGAGAACAAATCAATTTAAAGAGATTTGATGTTGAATCTTTATATCATTGTCTACTTGTCTATACGAGGGAAACTATCCTTTTTCATGGACAACCGGTTAATTACATCacccaagattttttttttttgggtaagaacaTCACTCAAGAATTAGGGCAACAACAAAGAAAAGGCTCTTGATTACCTTAAGCCACATATTCTATTACCTTAAGCCGCATATTCTACCATGGACATTACATAATCCCTTTTCACtacacaaaaaaaattatttcatccTCTTTAAAGCAccctaaataataaaaatgccATTAAgacttatttttttccccttttgaatCTAACTTCCCAATGAAACCTTAACTACAACTACAAGAGAGGGTGAGGGGAATTAGAGAGTAATAGGGATGCCTTATGTTACAAGGTGAAGACAAGAATGTCGAACATATGACCACTTGAGAATCTGCACTCTACGAGCAAAATACTAACCAATTAACAAGCAATTGTCTTCACCAAGACTTTAATTGTGAAGCTGAATCCTCTCATGACAATGCCCTCACAATAGGGATGCCTTGCTTACATTACATGGGATTGAGTTTATTGCACTCAATCCTAGTACAACTGTTAATGGGTAGGGTTCTTATGGTGGAAGTATTCCCATGAAACAGTCCTTCAAGATATTTActttgctttttcttcttccaaatctaAAGAAACCAACCCAAGAGATAGGGCATTGTTAGCTATGTCATTTCCATCATTTTCAAGGGCATTTTAGTCTTAAAAGTAAGCAAAAAACATGTCCTGCCATATTTATATGCAAGGGAGGACAAAACTAAccagtcttttctttttttctttttggtaagatCTAACCAGAGTCAATGACAAGAAAGTGTACAAAGATAAGTAGATATATTTAGATCCAGCAATACagtaagaaaattttaatttttttttttatgcaaatccAGCTAGGATCAAAACagcttcaatttttatttttaaaaaagtggTAGTTCAGATATTATAAGCCAAATCCATGGTCCCTTTGGTCATTTTAACTGAGAGAAAGAGTAGAAAACTGGAGAGTGAGGGAAGGTGGAAGGTGTGTTTTCACCTTTCCTGATCAATTTCTTCCTTCAATTGTTTTTTCTACAAAAATTATATAGTCTCTCCCTCTAAAATTCCCACTCACCTGTTTGGAGTCTTTCTGTAAGAGGACACAACCAagttgaatctctctctctctctctctctccagtaGATGCGATGGTGTCGACTTGCAGAACCAGTGCTCTCTTTGCTCCCCTTTTGAGTGGCTATGTCGCCAAATCTTCTGATTAGAATTTCAATGCATTtttcaggtgggctaaatctctcATTTGGGTCATTCCCTATGTTGTTCTTCTTCAAATCTATCTCTTTGTGTCAGTTTCTTTACTTAGAGTTCTGAATCTCGATGTAGGGTTTCTGATCTTTATCATTTGGGTAGTCTTTATTAAAATGAGAATGTGGGTTTCATGGGTTTGTTTTGTTTGTCgatttgggatttggttatTTTGGATTCTAAATGTTGGAAATCGAACTTATTGTGTAAATGTTTAGTAAGATGGATGTGGGGGTTTCAGATACTGTTGCTTTGGTTGTTTGGTAAATAGTTTAAATCtaggtatgatttctttttcGTGATTTCGGGTCTGGGGTTCTTTGGTTTTCTGATTCCAATGCTGGAAATGGTAGGATTTTCTGTAATTCTCTTAGTTGATAGAGGATTTTCGATCTATCTCATTTTGGTTACTTCCTGAAGAAAGTTGGAAGTTGGGTGGGTGTTGGTCCGTGATTTGGGTGGTTTTGGGTTGTTGGCTCTAGGTTATGGATGTGTGAAATGTTGATTTTCTGTGAAATTTGGTCCTTGGAGTGTTTCTGATCTTAACCCCATTTTGGCGTTTTGCTAGAAATGGTTCgttgaaatgattttcttttaagatTTGGAGTTTGAATTACTGATTTTAGATTCCAGTTGTCTCAGATTTTTGAATCTTAGTTTTGCTCAAAGTAGAGTTTTAGGCTCGCCTACACTCCTTGGTTCTTCTGTTGATGGGATCTAGGTTCCAATTCTTTTCGCGATTTAAAGCTCATATTTCTTGTGGCGTATGTTAATGTCTCTGTGAATTAGGTCAGTGTCTAGAACCTCTGGGCATCCTGATTAGTCAaaatttccccttttctttagTACGGTAGCCAGATTCAGTTTTGGGCTGTCTGATCCCAGCTTATTAAAATGGTAGCTTTGAAAATTGAGTTATTTCTCTCTGATCACCCACTTGCTATTGCTGGACTGGGGTCTTAGGTGGCAATTTTTTGCATTGTTTGAATGTGCGCTTCTGGTCAGTCTTCAAATTTTGGATGTTCTCATTTTCCATAATTTGTAACCATTTTGATCCTAATGGGGATaattcttcctttttcccttatgAAAAGTTCTGATGTAGACAATTGGTTATTGTCAAATTGGGTTTTTCCTCCTTCTGTGCATTGATCTGGGTTGCAGACTTCTCCATCTGTACACAGATCCTCCGCTTTTGGTCCCAAATCTTTGGGGTTGCTTTTTCCAATGAACTTTGGTTACATTTCTTTTATGTTATTTGTACCCGTAACTGGTTTATGGATGAGTGCTCTTGGAGTAGTCGGTCTGGCTCTGAACCTACGTGCCTATGACTTCGTTTCCCAGGAAATCCGTGCAGCGGAAGATCCTGAATTTGAGACTTTCTACACTTTTTTCCCGGTTGTTGATGTGGTATTCTTACAGCTATGAACAGTGATTGTTCTTTGCCCTTTCCAGTGTTGGGGTCTCCTGGCCCTAGTTTTCATTCTTTGTTTGTTTTATCCTTTCTGAGGTATAATGGCTCTGGATTCAGGCTCTTGAATTTGGTTGCGTGGCCTATCTTCATTTAGTTTTTCGTGTATTCTATCTGTTTGTCTGTTCTATTGTAGattttctttgttaattttttttccttggtgtGGAATTACATATGTAATAGACCATGCTTTTGATGGAGTGCATTTTTAATTCTCAGAAGGGCTTTGAGTACCACGTCAAGACACTGTGATCTCATTCCACTGTCATTCTCATTATGCTTATGCTGTCCAAGATGCATAAGTGACATTGATCCTGCTGAGCCTAGTCTTTGGGTTAATTTGGAATCACATTGTTGTAGCTACTTGTGACATTTGGTGTGAGCAGTTTCTTGTGGAAAAATCAAAGTGAACCTGATGGGTTCCAGATTCCCATCCCATCAGCTTAGTAATGGCCTCTATGTATCAGGCCGGCCTGAGCAGCCAAAGGAGAGGCCTCCAACAATGAGTTCCACAGCCATGCCTTACACTGGTGGTGACATCAAGAAGTCTGGAGAACTTGGGAAAATGTTTGATATCCCTGTGGATGGCTCCAAGTCAAGGAAATCTGGACCTATTACTGGTGCTCCTTCAAGGACTGGGTCATTTGGGGGTGCAGCTTCGCATTCCGGGCCAATCATGCCTAACGCTGCTGCTCGAGCAAGCTATTCTACGTCAGGTCCTGTATCTTCTACTGGAGTCCCAGGTTCGGCTAATATGGTGACAGGGGGATCAAATAGGCAGAAGTCCAACTCTGGACCACTTAATAAACATGGGGATCCAGTTAAGAAGTCTTCTGGTCCTCAATCTGGTGGTGTGACTCCAGCTGGACGTCAAAACTCTGGCCCTCTTCCGCCAGTACTCCCCGCAACAGGTCTCATTACATCCGGTCCAATTTCTTCAGGTCCACTTAATTCATCTGGGGCCCCTCGGAAAGTATCTGGTCCTTTGGATTCTATGGGTTCTGCCAAATTACACAGTGTCTCTATTGCCCACAACCAGGCTGTTACTAATCTTAGCCAAGAAGATGATTATTCCTTTAAGAGAAGCTTCCCAAAACCAATATTGTGGTCAGTGATCTTATTGTTTGTGATGGGATTCATTGCCGGTGGTTTTATCCTTGGGGCTGTCCACAACCCCATTCTTCTCATTGTTGTTGTGGTTCTTTTTGCCGCTGTTGCTGCACTTTTCACTTGGAATAGTTTTTGGGGAAGACGAGCTATCACAGGTTTCATTTCTCGCTATCCTGATGCCGAGCTTAGAACTGCAAAAAATGGGCAATACGTCAAAGTCTCTGGGGTATGTAACTTCTTGAGGATATTGAGATAATATTTTTaatcctttatatatatatatatatatattacaactCATGGGTTGGTtattaaccattttttttttcacaatttctATTTGCCTTTCACCTAACtaaattctaatttatttcCCAAAATGTGTCGATGTATTAAAtgattttaataataaaaaaaaaagagtggtgAAAAAGTCATATATAATGTGTAAGCGCCCTAACAATCTAGCTTCATGTTATTATTCTCAAGAAATTGCACAGTTGGTCCATAACAACATATAGATTTTTCAAGAACATTCATGTTCCTGTGTCTCCAAGTACTTGAGAAATGGTAAATGGGTACAAGGATCTCTGAGTTCTTGTGGGTGAAATAATTCATGCCAGAATGAGGTTCAGAATGTGTCTGTAGAACTGTAGGTTTTACTTCAAGATAAAGCAACTTCGGGTGATGATATCTGACCTTGAACAGGGTTTGATGGAAACTGTAGTTTGTTTTTGCAATATGGAAATATCTCTTTAGTTTGATTCAACTTTTTTGTTTGTAGAATGCTTTTTGTACCTTGACATTATTTTCATAGTTCTTTCTCTTCTTACTACATGTTTCTTACTTGTGTATATACATTGCAATTTCCTGTAGGTAGTCACCTGTGGAAATGTACCCCTTGAATCCTCCTTCCAGAAGGTTTCTAGATGTGTCTACACATCTACAAGTTTATATGAATACCGGGGATGGGATTCAAAGGCTGCTAACCCTACGCATCGCCGTTTTACATGGGGCCTCCGATCACTAGAGGTGGATTCAGGAACAttaatttttgttcattttttgagTGGATGTGAATGTAGCATTCGAgtaaatttatatttgtatttcatGTTGACCTTTGCCTGCCAATAGTTTAAAAATCTGCAGCTGCTCTTTTCTAATGATTCCATTTAGCATTTTCCATGTGGTATTTTGTTTTTCAGTTTACCTTTTTGTTTGTAATGGCATATTCTATGCTATTTCCCAGGGTCATCTCTTACGCTATTATTTGTTAAAGTATCTggttgtttctgctgtttctcaAAGCATTGCAAAGAACTTCTTAGTCCTCTTCCTTTAGTGTGGAGGATTGGGTGTTTGCAATGATGACGTGGTTAAAAGAAAATAGCCCTTAACACTATTCCATTCTTAGTTATGAACTGATTAAACTATTCGTAGCCAcctttgggggggtgggggggggaagGCTCCTGTGACAGTGAGAGCTTATCTGAACTGTTCAAATGGTGACCACCTTGGTAGGTGGTGGGCACATAAAATGTTCAAATTGGACATTCTTTGAGATTATCAACTTCCATTGTATTTGCTTTTTCTTAGAATTTTGTGCTTCCTTCACTTCAGCTATTTTGTTTTCGCCTCTTTTAACCCAATTGATGGCCATTGTGTTTTTGGACAATGACCAATTTGAGTTGCCCGTCTCAGTGGCCTTAGTTGTGACCTTGGTGCCACAGATATGTTATGGCCAATATGAAAACTGTAATAAATGCTTCCTGATGCTGCTTGGTTTCCATGCATTGATTGGAATGTTCTATCTATTGCAGAGGCATGTTGTCGACTTCTACATCTCTGATTTCCAGTCAGGATTACGGGCTTTGGTTAAGACTGGATACGGTGCAAGGGTGACTCCATATGTTGATGAGTCTGTCGTTGTTGACATTAACCCCTCCAACAGAGATATGTCGCCTGAATTTGTCAGGTGGTTGGCTGCAAGGAACCTTTCGAGTGATGATCGCATAATGCGTTTGAAAGAAGGGTGAGAATTCAAGCCCTCTAAATTAAGTTTGTTGTGTACTTAGGTTTGGTGTAATGGTTTCCATTCAAAGAGTTGGAAGAATGCCCCCAATCCCCCCACCCCACATTTTTATAATATGTGAAGCTGTCATGGTTGGTTTAAACTCTTTCTAAGATGCACTCTTAGATGTGCTATTtcaccttcttttttatttcttgggtCTTGATAGGTACATCAAGGAAGGCAGCACCGTGAGTGTAATGGGAGTTGTTCAGAGGAATGACAACGTGCTCATGATTGTTCCTCCTCCCGAACCGTTTTCTACAGGTTGTCAGTGGTTTAAATGTATCCTTCCTGCAAGTCTTGAGGGTATTGTCCTGAGATGCGAAGATACGTCAAAGATTGATGTAATTCCAGTATAGTTTCTAGGAGAGGGGGTTGGTTGCAAATTTGTTCAGATAATACTGCTTTTAGAATTAtattgttggtggtggtggtggtgctgatGGTGCTGATGATGATGGTTAAGTGATGCTTAGGAACGAAGGTGGTGTTTTCCCTTTTAACTTGGTGTATAGTTCTCTGTGATATCTTTTCTTTTAGGCTTGAAAGCTTTGTAATGAAGATGGCTTGATTATTATATGGAGGGAAACTTGATTTGTTTGAATGGGAGATTGAAGTTGGGTTTATGTTGAGTAATGTTTTTGAGGTATTGAGTAAACTGGGTTTGGCTCAAAACCTGTGGTTTCCACTCCCCTccttttttcccactttcttttctcccttttcttccccatctattgagaaaataaatgcaATTGGGAAGGCACTCAACCTTCAAAGAATCAGTTGATGATCATAGCCTATGTTTTTTACTTGTTCAATGATGATTCCCTTGGACCTTTTCAATTAGACATGAacccaatttttttcctttttggaatgaaaacaaAGCTGTGCTAGTGACTTCAAAATTGAAGTTACACAAGTTTAAAAAATGGCTCCAGATGAATAGAGGTTTATAGAAAGGGTTGATAGTCTAATGGAAGGAAGCCTCTTTCCCATCACCGCTTAAGTCGGTTTCAAGGAGGTACACCTCATTATTGTTCGTTGGTTTTGCGTAAGCATATTGGTTATTATATGTGGGTTTTGTTttaggggctatgatcactaccatggaacaCCCATTATATTTACTTAAAAAACGCAAGCATATACTAAAAACAATCAATTTTACGTTAAGATTACAACCACCAATAGCAAGACCatttttcatggaaaaaaaaggATGACAAAACCAGGTTGCTTGAAAGtggaataattttttaaaagacaCAATTCTAGTCAAAATGTGAAAAATAATGGGGGCATGATAAGATCCTGCTGACCCAAAGACAAGATGGAAAGCACATATCAAAGCATTCATTAATAAGATGTGGGGGGTTTTTGCCTATTCCTAGTAAAAAGGAACCATATAATTTAGTATCTTCCagacaaaaatcaaaaaaggcCTCCCTCCaaatttatttgatttcattaaaatttctgattgagaaaaacaaaaaggaggTAAGAAAGGAGAATGTACACCCCAACAAATATGTCATATTAGAAAGATGAGGGGTAACTCTTCGAATAGGAATCAATTCTCCGAAAGATCTTGGTTTTCGTGTTTTGGTGGGTTGTTTGAGATCTTTTCAATGACCTATGTTGTGTTGAAGAGATATCTATATGTGATGCGATTTGATGCGTAAGCCCCATGATAGCAACGGAATGAGGAAAAATATAAAGTATACAAAAAGACAATTCTTTTCTATTAATTTAGTATTGGTTAATGATCCCGGCTAGGTGAATCTTTTCTTCCATAATGAACTATT
Protein-coding sequences here:
- the LOC122077113 gene encoding uncharacterized membrane protein At1g16860-like; the encoded protein is MGSRFPSHQLSNGLYVSGRPEQPKERPPTMSSTAMPYTGGDIKKSGELGKMFDIPVDGSKSRKSGPITGAPSRTGSFGGAASHSGPIMPNAAARASYSTSGPVSSTGVPGSANMVTGGSNRQKSNSGPLNKHGDPVKKSSGPQSGGVTPAGRQNSGPLPPVLPATGLITSGPISSGPLNSSGAPRKVSGPLDSMGSAKLHSVSIAHNQAVTNLSQEDDYSFKRSFPKPILWSVILLFVMGFIAGGFILGAVHNPILLIVVVVLFAAVAALFTWNSFWGRRAITGFISRYPDAELRTAKNGQYVKVSGVVTCGNVPLESSFQKVSRCVYTSTSLYEYRGWDSKAANPTHRRFTWGLRSLERHVVDFYISDFQSGLRALVKTGYGARVTPYVDESVVVDINPSNRDMSPEFVRWLAARNLSSDDRIMRLKEGYIKEGSTVSVMGVVQRNDNVLMIVPPPEPFSTGCQWFKCILPASLEGIVLRCEDTSKIDVIPV